The genomic stretch GGCAGCTATTCAAACTCCTTCCCctccatcccatcatcaacatccacACGCAGTAATCAAGGAGTAGCCAAAACAGGGCTGTCTTTCCAGAAAACGCTTTTTAAATTGATGCATAAGTTCTGCACACATTTCTTTTTTATGCTAGCAAGTTTGGTGCGAGGGACAGACCATCGTATTAATTTGATATGACtgatataatattattaataggCTACTGCTCGCACCAAACTTACCTTCCTACccctacacctagcactaaccttccaacccctacacctaacactagccttccaacCCCTTACACCTAACTGTAACCTTCCTAcccctacacccaacactaactttCCCACCCCTACACCTAGCACTACGCTTCCCACCCCTacagctaacactaaccttcctacacctaacactaaccttccaaaccctacacctaacactaaccttccaacccctacacctaacactaaccttcctacctctATACTTATCACTAACCTTCCAACCCCttacacctaactctaacctttctacccctacacccaacactaactttcccacccctacacctaacactaaccttcctaccactacacctaacactaaccttccaacccctacacctaacactaaccttcctacctctatacctaacactaaccttccaaccccttacacctaactctaaccttcctacccctacacccaacactaactttcccacccctacacctaacactaaccttcctaccactacacctaacactaaccttcccacccctacagctaacactaaccttcctacctctacacctaacactaacaaaaactatagataatagcagttggtgctgtctagttttttcttGACTGCCAGTAGTAAATATGATGACTGGCAGGCTCATTGTGAATCAAATATGAATGAATTACAGGGCATTAACAATAATTTCTTGCtcactcttctattttttaatttctcaATTTACAGTGTTTTGATTTTTCTCCCCCTACTACTATTTTTCGGCAAAGTTactcttcaggcagggaacacacttgactttcagttttccgcgcgcgtttttctgcatactttttttgcacactaagtgtgtttccatgcaggaaaacgtgtgcgttttttcacagcagctgatgtaattgatacagaaaacttccaaaatgtgcagaatcaggatgcagaatgtcagttttttttctgtgcgcgaacaacacagtaagtgtgcactagcacattgattaacatgagttctcagtttttctgtgcagaaaacgcgcacgaaaacagtcaagtgtgttccctgcctcaaagttACCCTGAATACAAATACAAAAATGCCATACTGAACTTACttgaggtttcctccagcccccctgtagTCCATGAGGTCCCATTCTATGAGATCCCTCCATTCTCCTACTGGTGGCTCAGATAGCTGCACAACTTGCCAGGAAGTCGGGCGCTACTGCACACGCGAGTCCCATCCTAGTGCCGTCACAGTGAGCGTTCTGCATGTGTGCAGTTCTTGAAAGAAGTTGCGCACAACTCCAGACCAGGTTGCCCAGCTATTgagagccaccagcaggagaacggagggagCCCAGAAAATGCCGAGGGACTTCACGGACTACGGAGGCTGAAGAAAGACCTAGGTAAGTTCAGTATGGCATTTTTTACTTATGTTCAGGGCCACTTTAAGTCCACGTTATATGATTATGTCCACAAGACTCCAAAAGACTGTGATTAATATGTGGGCAAAGAAAATGCTCATACCTGCAGGAGGAAATCAAACATAGCTAACATCGCCCACTCAGTATGCTTGATGCCCACACATGGGGGTGTATGAATAGATGTGGAAGAGTCTTCCATGCCACACCTGTGCTTCAGCATTTCCTGATACTCCAACCAGCCTACAGCATGAGAGTTCTGGTCATTGTTAGTGTCATTTAAATGTTTGATGTCAGGAGCCCACCATACTATAGGCCTTGCAGCTCCATTAGTATATTTGTATGGTAGCAATTCACTAGCGAATATCCGAGCCACAGCTGGAAGACAGCGATTAAGCCCAAGCACACGATCGAGGTGAAATGCTAGTATCTCATATAAATCACTAGACCTTTTAATTACTCCACAGGACCCATGAGTGCAATGACTCTTCTGGTGGCAGCTGCCATCCACCTGGCTTTGACACAAAGCAACTTTGAGAATCTGTCCGTGTGCTGGAATCCTAGACTTTGCTAGGATCTCCCCGTTGGACAATAACTTCATTTTCTGTAAATCATCAGAAGAAAACCACAGGGGAGAAGATTCCACAGATCTTTCTTTCTTAACCGGAGCTTGCTTGAAGTGCTCTCTCTGAAAATTCAAACAGTTTAATTTAAAATGTGTTTCAGATTTTCTTGAACTATTCTGGAAAAAAGCTGTTTTATTACTCAGCTTTTCTCTGGCACTTTCCCCATCTTTCACTGAGTCTGGTCCGGATAAGGCTGGAAACTTGTCTAATGGAATGACACGTTCATCTGTTTTCTGCATATCTGGCAGAACAAGGGAGTGTTTTTTAACCATGAAGTTTACTTTACTTTTGGCAATTTTAAAAGGCTCATTTTTATGTAAAACGGGTTTAGGAAGAGCCAGATCCTTTTGTTTCAGGCTGTGAAGACCCTTGCCAGCAAGGAGACTTTCCTGATCTTCTGGGGCCCTTTGTACAAACATATTTACACTGGCCGCCAGCATAAGGTTCTTTGGTCTAATTCCTGTGGCATTTTTTTCGGCATGAGAATACTTTTTGGTTAGAGACCTTTTATCTTTGGTTTTATAATGGTTATCTTTCCTTTGTGGTTGCTTGCAAAGATGTcctaaactacttttctccttgCAGTCGCGGCTGTAGTTAATATATGCCTGAACATCTTGGTGGTAATTCTGCAAACCAGATTCCCAGTTTCTGCGGTCAGTGTTTGGGACTAGGTTGGACATGGAGTCTGTGGTGTCAGCCCATAATGCCTTATGTCGAACAGCTTTCCTATGTTGGATTCTCTGTTGAAATTGAACACTACCAGTCGTGTCAGCCGGCAATGCAGGGAAGCTATTGATTAGCAACACAGAAAAGGCAAATAGGAAGCAGAATCCAACGACAGGCCTCCTCTTCAAACGCATCCTTAGCCATAACCTCAGGCCCTGTGTAGAGAAAAAAAGACAAATGGTATATTAGTGGTCAACTTGGCTCTAAAAACGTATTATTTATAGAAGTTTGAGGTAAAAGTTTTAAGGACAGTATGGATAATAGATAATACTGCCCGTTTTCTAATGTAACAAATCTTTTTGTCAGTGTTTATCATACAGCATTAAAACACATCTTATCTGCATTTGAGTTATTCTACAGTTGTTGTGCTTTTTAATCCTTAATACTTTGAATTCCACAAAATGTGTTAACTTGCAATAAGTGAAAGGCTGAAGATAACCCACAAATTTGccacaatatttttcccaaaacTAGACACCAATAAGCCTCCAATGCAAAGATGAATCACTAAACGAAAACAATGAAAGATGAATAGTGGTTTGAGGATAGGATAAAAGAAGGTAGCATAAAGAAGGGGGTATCAGTGGGTGGAGGTTAAGTTTAGAAATCAGGATcagtgttggggggagggggggggggtcaagggcGAGTTGagtactgagagggatatggaggctgacacatttatttccttttaaataataccagttgcctggcagttctgatcTTTTTGGTTGCAACAGTGTCTAAAtaagtcacacctgaaacaagcattcagctaatctagtcagacttcagtcagaaacacctggttaacatacttgttcagagtctatggctaaaagtattagaagtagAGGCTGAGCAGGACAGTCCGgatatctgcattgtttaaaaggaaattaatatgtcagcctccatgttcctctctgttcaggtgtgctttaagcatAGGAATTATGGAGGGAATTTTCATATAGAGGATTGGCAGGGTTAATTGAGAAGGAAGCTAGAGGTTTAGACAATCAACAGGAGCAATGCAGACCTGAAACAATGCACAAATCCAAACCACACAATCAAAGCTCAGCATCAACACTCAAACCACCAATACCGAATCCAAACATATGATGGTAGAATCCAAATTTTCTTCAGGGAGACACTCACTGGAATCATGTAATATGCCCCACATAGATATGCTGCCATTATTATTTCTGTTACTGTTGTAATTGTGTTATTTTTGTAAAGTGATGGCATATTAGACTACATTATTAAGCACTCTTTTCATGCCTGTCTCTGTTGTGTTAAGGAAAGCATCAATTatgatttattgtttttaatagACTACTGTAGACAGTAGATTTTGTATAAATATCATATCTAACAAAACTCTATtcaaaacataaacaaagaaacattgaccaccatgcagtcattgtATTTGTCAGACATTGTTCACACTGAGTAGTGTACGGCAGGAGCACGTGGGGAGTATCGTTATTAGCACTACACAACCTATCTTCCAATAGTTCTCTATTGCATCAAGCAGTGCACAGTTGTCAGTGGCAGGGCCATTTATGATTGAAA from Hyperolius riggenbachi isolate aHypRig1 chromosome 5, aHypRig1.pri, whole genome shotgun sequence encodes the following:
- the GASK1A gene encoding Golgi-associated kinase 1A; the protein is MGLRLWLRMRLKRRPVVGFCFLFAFSVLLINSFPALPADTTGSVQFQQRIQHRKAVRHKALWADTTDSMSNLVPNTDRRNWESGLQNYHQDVQAYINYSRDCKEKSSLGHLCKQPQRKDNHYKTKDKRSLTKKYSHAEKNATGIRPKNLMLAASVNMFVQRAPEDQESLLAGKGLHSLKQKDLALPKPVLHKNEPFKIAKSKVNFMVKKHSLVLPDMQKTDERVIPLDKFPALSGPDSVKDGESAREKLSNKTAFFQNSSRKSETHFKLNCLNFQREHFKQAPVKKERSVESSPLWFSSDDLQKMKLLSNGEILAKSRIPAHGQILKVALCQSQVDGSCHQKSHCTHGSCGVIKRSSDLYEILAFHLDRVLGLNRCLPAVARIFASELLPYKYTNGAARPIVWWAPDIKHLNDTNNDQNSHAVGWLEYQEMLKHRCGMEDSSTSIHTPPCVGIKHTEWAMLAMFDFLLQVQDRLDRYCCGFKPDPRESCVEELLHDKCRNPKELILVHILVRYSDPSHLVYIDNAGRPNHPEDNLNFRLLQGIDRFPGPVVEVLKSGCLQDMLLTSLQMDQVFWKSQGGLQGVKTLVESIVRRGQILVEYIEMHRFPLTSL